The Athene noctua chromosome 8, bAthNoc1.hap1.1, whole genome shotgun sequence region CACCCCACCTGGGGGGGGCAGTGGGCCCCCTTGGCTGGCCTTTCCACGGGGAGACCCCCACGCCGCTGGGGAtgagccggggctgcggggctgtcCCAGCCCGGCTCTTGGCTTCCTGTCACCCCAGCCTCACCCAGAGCCGCCCTCAGTGCCCCCCAGCCACCCCGCTTGGTGCCAGCCAGCAGCACGGCCACCCCATGCCTGTGGCTGGGGGTGACCCGTCCCCCCGACCCTGGCTGAGGGTCAGCCCTGCGGCTGCCGTTCTCCTTCCCTACACATCTGATCCTCTCCCTCTGTCCCTCAAGACATCTCATCTCCCGCCCCCACTCCCTGGGTCCCTCAGGATTTCTCATCTCCTGCTCCCATCCCTTGGGATGTGTCATCTCCCACATGTCCCCTGGATCTTGAGTCACCCCTTTCTGCTCCAgatcccacctctccccacacCCCAACACCACCAAGGACCTGGAGCCGATGGAATAAGTGGAAACTGCTTTTAATCGTTAAATAAATTCAGCGACAGCCACCCACAGCTGAAGGCACCAGAGTCCCCGCTGCCGCCCGCTGGTCCCAGCAGAAGTGGATGGGGAAGCCAAGCCGGATCAGGAGGGgatgagggaagagcagagctgggtggcccccagcctCCTTCTCCGgcaggctgggaggcaggagTTGGGAGGGGGTGGCTCGGCTCTACTGCTCTCCCTGGGACCCTTCTGACCTGCCTGCCCAGAGGGGGGATGCAGCACTGGGTGgggggctgagctgtgcctgtCTCTAGCACGTCAGGGTTGGGGGGCAGAGCTGTGTTTTGAGGGTGCTACGGCTTCTCTGCCAGCAGTTCCCGGCCCCAGGCTGTGGATGGGGGCTGCGGTGGGTGCCCGGGTGTGGGGCCttgtgtgctggggaggggggcagaggtGGGGCAAGGTGGCGTGCGGTGTGTGCACGGGGCAGGGACCGTGACGGAAGGTGACCTGGGAGGTGGCCCCACTCTCTGCTCATGGACCAGCTCCAGCAGCCAGCAAGGTCTGGGCAGGGGGGCACAGCAGAGcactgtcccctctgtccccaggaCCCTCCCCATCCCTACCACACCTCACAGTGCTTGCCGGGGTTCATGGGGGAGCCCAGGGGGCAGCCGAAATGTTCGACAAAGTCCCGGGAGTTGCTGAGGGTGCCGATGACGCGATACTTGTCAGGGCTGTGGGGGTCAGTCACCAGCCCTTCGTGGGAACTCTCAGGTGTCCGGACGGAGCACCATACCTGCCGGAGGGCGAGCAGCCTCAGGGATGGGGGGCAGAGCCCTCCCTGGGGGGAATGGGGGACTGTGAAGTGGCTCCAAGGGtctggggagggatggggaaccCAGCATCCCGTAAAGCCCTACCTGTGCGAAGCCCACGAAGAAAAGCTGGTGGTTGGtgagccccagggctggcaggcGCTTCTCCTCCCCGTTCTTCTGCAGCCAGGACTTGTATGCCTGTGGGAGAGGCACCCTGAAGCCCCGGGAGGGACAGGCAGGCACGGGGGTCCATGTCCCCTCAGGATGGCGGCACTCACGTTGTAGGCTGCCTTGAGCCCGCCGTTGTCGGCGATGTTCTCGCCCAGTGTCTGCCGGCCATTGACCTTCTCACGGTGGACGGTGTAGCGGCCGTACTGCTCCGTCATGCACGCCGTCCGGTTCTTGAAGGCCTCCAGGGAGGAGTTTTGCCACCATGGCCGCAGGTTGCCCTCCTTGTCATACTCCCGCCCTGCGGGACCGAGCCGTGGGGTGGGACCAGGGTATGCCAGTCCCCTGCAGACCCCCTGCTGCAGGGGATCCCAAAGCAAGGTGGGGTGCGGTGGGGACAGCcccaggggacactgggggacctGGCACCTTGCGTCCATGCCCAGGGGAGATGGTGACTCCCAGCCCTTGCTCCGGGCGGGCTCCAGCCATGCACTTGTGCCCCTAGCCATCCCCTGGTGCATCCCCGCTGTCCCAAGCCGGATTTGTCACCCCAAATTCCCCCATCGACCCCATCTCGGCTCCAGGGCTGTGGTGAAGGCGCAAAGCAGAGTGGATGCGAGAGGGACCCATCCCGTGCCCCAcggggaggaggatgaggagggggccggggctgcAGACACCGTGTCCTCACCAAGCAGATGGAGCGAAAGCTGCACAGAGAAGCCGGGGGGAGGTATCGGCGGGTGTCACCTGGGGAGACAGGATGATAGAAGGGGGGGTGGCCAGGGGGGCACGAGCACGCATGATGCAATGGATGGCAAAGCGGGACCCCTCTGTGCCCATGGCACCCCCTCCCCACACCGAGGccagggggctggtggggggccTGGTAGGGGGGGCAGGAAGAtgatggggctggtgctgcccacgGGCTCTCACCTTGGTCATCAAATGCATGGGTCAGCTCATGCCCCATCACCACGCCGATGCCGCCGAAATTAAGGGCTCTGTGGGGCACAGGAGAGAGCCAGGTAAGTGCAGGGACACAATGCTGTTGCAGCGTGACCGTGGCCCAGGGACCCCCTTGGCAGCCTGGGCACACCGACTGTGTCCAGGAGCACCCAGAGAGACCCTGCACTGGTTGGCACCCATTGGGGAATGAGCCCTGTTGGGGACACCGGTGGCTTCACCGGGACTTTGCAGCCTGTCTTGCCTGCAGGATGTAAAGCCTCGAGGGACCCTCAAGCCCCCCAGGGCTTTGCTTCGTGACTGTAAGGGGCTCTGTGGGGTGCTTCCCCTGATGTAGCCCACACCTCCCCACTCCCGGGggacaccccccatccccatgCCAGGCTCACTTGGGGTGGTTGCGGGCGTAGAAGGGAGCCTGCAGGATGCCGGCAGGGAAGACGATCCCATTCTTGGTGGGCAGGTAGTAGGCGTTGACGGTCTGTGGGGTCATGCTCCacctggggcagggaggtgggacaggggacagggacataTGTCCCCTCTCCCCCCAACCCTGCCACCCTCCTGTGCCATCTCCCACCGTGGTTCCTCCATgctgccctgcccggggctggcactGCTGCCCCCACCCCGTGACCAAGGGACCCTGTCCTGGGGACAAGCCAGAGCCACCACAGGTGACCTACAACGCTGTGCTACCCCATGGGGGGACCTTCTCCCTGGTGAACCAGTGCCACCCAGGCCATGCTGGGGACACTGCAGTGACACTGTGCCGGTGTCATatcctctgctcccccccccaaccctgggcCCTCCTCCTTACTGGTCACGGTTGGGGGGTTTCCGGAGCTGGTCAGCCATCACTTTGGCAGAGAAGTTGTAGAAGTTGAGCATGTTCTGGAAGAAAGAGTCCTCCGAGACCTCGTactggtgaggaagaggagggatgaAGAGGGGTCCACCCAGGTGGTTCCCCTCACCCCAGTCAGGAAGTGTTTGGTACTGGGGTGGCTTCATATCACACCCCATCGCAAATGCATCCCCCAAATAGGGATATTGTCCCATGGGgccccccagggcttggtgtgaGCAGGGTCCAGATCCCCTTCCCATGAGCCAGGTGCCCCCCTACCCCGTCATAGACATCGTCCAGCTCCTTGTTGTCCAGGATGAAGTCAGGGAAACCGATCATGTCATAGATAGCATCCGCCTGTGTGGGGAGAGGCCCCAGCAGtgagatgggggtgggggggcttaCTGGGATGGGGGAGGCCTCCACCTTCTTCCCTCCCTGGGGTCACCTTCTCCTTTGCAGCCTGCCTGGTCTTCTCATCCATCCAGTCCAGCTGGTCTAGAGACACCTCAAAGGCTGCCCGGATCTCGCTGATCATCTCCtcagcctggggaggggagggaatgaagtccccctgccccctgcagccccttgggcagggagagggtgggcAGGATGCAACCTTCCCAGGGCTGGGGGTCCCATTATCCTGCTCCTTGTCTTCCAgccctggggtttggggggcaaACTTGGGGGTCCCATTGACTGTgatggggaggggacaggggcaGAAGCGTCCTCACAATGGCCTTGCTGTCCCGGTCGAAGGTGGCTTTGACGAAGAGGGAGCCCAGGGCAAAGCCCAGCGTGTCATCCGTGTTGGAGATGCAGGTCTGCCAGCGGGGTGTACAGGACTGTGGGAGCAAGATGGGGGTCTGTGAGACacccagccctgtcccctgctcccttcccccagcccagctctgccccctccccagggggtAAATGCTCAGCAGCTAAACCCCCATCCTGAAAGATGATCCCTGAGTTCCCTCTGCAGCATCCAGGGCTCAGCATCCCAAGGGCATCCCAAGGGCAGATGTGATCCTGGCTGCTTccaggctgggggcagagggagctggtCCCGGGGCGCCCCATTACCTTCCTGGTGCCATAGAGTGTCTCCAGCAGCCTTTCCTGGGCTGTCTCAAAGCGCTGGTCCAGGCTGGAGGCTGTCTTCTGCACCAGGTTCCAGATCAAGTAGTTGTTCAGGATACTGTGGGGGCAGGGAGATGCTGCAGCTCATCAGGGTCCATGGGGATGCCCCAGCCTCCAAGCCACCAGTGAGCCCAAAATGCGGCCCTGCCATGGGGGCAGCTACAAATCAGGTACGGCTGGGGGCTCACGGGCCCCTCACCTCCTGTCGGTGCCGTTGATGAGGTCAGAGACCTGATGGAGATAGGTGTCCCCGTACACCACCACGGGCTCCGTGTCCGACAGCTCCAGCGGGGCCAGGGCGTAGGACAGGTAATCCAGCCAGTCGATGGAGGGGGCCAGggcctggaggggacatggggccGTGGCACCCAGGTGCTTGGCACAGATCTGCCCCATCCTGCCTGACACGGGGGGATCCCCTGTGCCAGGGGCAGTGCTCCCTGAGAAGGTCCCAAGGTCCCTCACCACCCCAGACCCCTTCTCTGCCCCCAAGACCCCTTCCTGTGGCTCCCCGCTGCTCTCAATGCTGCAGGACAAGGAGGGGACCCCAGGAACCCCCATGCAGGGTGGCAGCTCCTCCCAAATTCTAACAACTGAGGGGATAAGGACCTTACTCCAGCACCCAGCTCATGTCCCAGACAGATGTTGCTGCTCGGGGtgtcctggggcagggggggcagcagTGGGCACGGATCCCTCAGTATCCCAGTGGGTGACCCTCCCTTCCACCCCCAGAGGGTTTCCGCAGGCTGTGCCCACCTGCAGCTCAGCGACACTCATCTTGTGGTAGATCTTCTCATCGTCCCGCCGCTCAGCCTGGGGCACGGTGATGTTGGCCAGCTGGGTTTCGAAGTCCAGCACCTGCTGCATCTGGAGCCGGGTGGGCTCCGGGGCACCCCCCAGCAGCGTGCCCAGCTCCACCATGTAATCCAGGTACGCTGCCAGGACCTGGTGGGACCCCGAGCCCCAGGCTCAGTGCCAGCTGCAGctcatcccccctccccgggggggtTCCAACCTGCTGCCTGGGCACTGTGCTGCCCGATGGGCAGGGTGCAGGTGCCAGGTGTACCCCAGTGCTGCTCGCACCCCAATGCCATGGGTTTCCCACGATTGCTGCTGGCAGCGCACCCAGCACTCAGCCTCACCCTCTCGTTGGCGGTCTTGTTCAAATAGTAATCCCGGGATGGGAGGAAAAGCCCCGACTGGTCCACCTGGGGGGAGAGAGAGGCAGCATGGGCAGCCCGGTGCCCCCTCAGTGCCCACCGCCCCTTGGTGCCAAGGTGCCAACCTGGATGACGTTGCTGTTGGAGCTCTTGGAGTCTGCACCCACATACACCGTGAAGAACGGGGTTGCCCGGTATGTGCCTGACACCATCTTGAGTACCTCCATGAAGCTGGTCTGGTTCCAAGAGCCGGTGACATTCCACCCCCCGATCTGCTGGCAGACGGACCTGGCACCTCAAGGAGGGATGGGGTCCGTCCCCgagagctgccccctccccagttATGTGAAGAGCTGAGCGGGAGATGAACTGAGCCCCGACAGCTTGGCCCACATGTGGATGGCCGCCCACCTTGTCGATGAGTTCCATGAGGGGCTGGGAGCCCAGCTCCTCTATCCTCTGCTCCTTGAGGCAGGACAGGTAATACCGCTGCGTCTTCCGCTCCGCCTCGCTGCTGGAGTTGAAGGTGGCGTTCTCTGTGGGAGGCTGCGGGTCAGCCCCAGGGACATGGGGGCTCTGCCCGCCTGTGCCTGGAGGTCATCCACACCCCAGTGTCCATGAGCCCATCAGTGCCCACCTAGGAGATGCTTCATGATGGCCTGGTTCTGGTCCCAGATGCTGTTGAAGGTGCTCCACTTGGAGCGCCCGTTGGGCAGCGGGTTCCGCTTGATCCAGCCCCCGCATGAGTATTGGTAGAAGTCCTGACATGGGTCTGTCTCCACATCCAGGGCCTCCAGGATCTTGCTGGCCACCCGGACACAGGCGTCGGTCAGGCACGTGCTGTGAGAGGGATCTGGCAGGGAAGGCATGCCTGGGGCTGTGCACGTGTGCCAGGGGAAACCAAGGCACGGAGCGGGGccaagccctgcctgcaccctggggcGGGCAGAGCACCCAGAGCAGGAGCTGACCCATCCCTCCCTAATCCTGATGTGTCCCCCCCCGGGTGTGGGGACACCACTGCCaccccagcagggctgcaggggccCATCCCTACCTCTTCGGTACTGGACGGCCAGGGCGATGACAGCAACACcgagcagcagggccagggagacGGCGACGGTGCAGAGCACCAGCTCCAGCTGGCTGCGCGAGGCCAGGCGGCTcagcagcggccccggccccttcCGAAACCCcacctgggcaggaggagcaccAGCCATCGCACCACGGGGGGGACCGAACCTCCTCGCcgctcccccttccctcccccaccaCTCCCCGGTGCCTGGCTTGGCTGCATGACGAGGCGGGGACCGGGGCATCCCTctgcagctgcccagggcaccGGCCCCGGCAAGCCGgcggtgggtgctggcagcccctCCAGCCGCAGGGAAGGATGATGGCCCAGGCACACTTTCTGCCGCATTTTGGCTGCCTCCCAGCACGTCCCTAGGGACAGCCAGGGCCGGCttggctcccagccctgctcctgctgcccaccCGGCTGCAGGCAGGCTCTGGCTGAGGGCGAGGAGGGGGcccagggaggatggagaggggaAGGATAGGGGGGGGCTGAGGCAGACCTCACCTCCACACTGTCGGGAGAGGCACTGCCATCCCCCGCCGGCTCTGGCCCCTCGTCGTCCTGCAGCGTGGCACGCTTGTAGTCGGGCATCTGCCgagggagggagcaggctggGATGGGGGCGGCTGCCCCTCACTCTGCCACACCCTTCAGCTCTTACAGCGAGGTCTGGTGCCCACTCAGTGGGTGCAcagaggggctggggcagcccctgaCCCCCCTAGACGCACCTGGGCCTCCCCCTTaggctgtccccagccccgggTGGCCCCGGGGAGCACGGGGAGAGCTGCTGGTGCGGGACTTGGGGGCTGGCACCGGAGCATCCCTCCGTGTCGCCATGGCAGCCGTGGCATCAGCCCTGCCGACAGGTGCCACATCGACACGGAGACGTGGTCTCTGTTGCCAGGCAACCATTGCCTAGTTCTGCTGCCTCGCCCCTCCTCCCTCGCCTGGAACTTTCCATGCAGATGTGCACCGGCTGGAAACATCTGGAAGCACCTCCCACCCCATCCCGGCCCTGGGGGTATCCAGGGTGCAGGGCTGAGCCTGTGTGAGCAGAGCGTGCGGGGGGAAGAGGGGCATTACCAGGGGTGTCAACTGGCAGGGCAGGACCCCTTCACTTCTGGCCTTGTGGGGCAGCCTGGCAGGGGCTACTTGCACTGACCCAGCCATGAGGGCTGCCAAGGACTTGGCCAAGAGGGAGATGGTGAAGCTGAGCCAGCagctttgggggggtggggaatgaGATGGAAGAAAAAGCTGGAGACTTTGGTGGAAGAGAATCAGCAATGCTGCTAGTCACAAGCCATCCTTAGGTTTCAGAGTTAACTCCTGGGTGGGTTGCGGCTCACGCCCCTGTCTGTGCTGCAGACTGAGGTGGATGCCCTGAGGCTGCCTATGGAGCTGGTGTTGGGGACCAGGAAGGAGTTGGGGTGGGGAGGATGATGGGCAGGGGGTGAAGCAGAGCAAGTACCCCATGTCCAGCTCTGCCCACTGCCACACCactgggacagggagggggctTCACTAAGCGCTGCCGCAGCTGGAGGGCGCGGGGCTGGGATCGACAGTTGGCAGGAGCTCCCCGCTGGGGCGGGTGTCTGGGAGCCGCTGGTGTTAGGAGGGACAGCTCGGCATCCTGTGGGAGCTCAGCCAGCCAGGCACCCCCACAGTCCTGGATCCCCCAACACGCTCCTCTCCCCACCCGGATGGTCCTCGACCTCCTGGGCACCCGCTGGCAGCACCCCCTCCCCGGCACCTCCTGGAACCCCCAAGGAAGGAGGAGGACCTGGTCCTGGGGTTCCTTTCACCCCTCCGTGGGGCTGAGACCTGTGGGGACAGGGCCCCCTGCTCCCTCCAGGTGTGCTGCCTTGGGGGGCACCCTACAGGCAGCATCACTGAACCCCAGGTGGGCTTCATGCCTGGGCGGAGCAGGGTCTGTGGGGCCATCTCCGAACCgccccagctccctctgcccaaCCCCAGGCTTTGGGgggtccttcctcctccttcttcccccgcCCCgtgggggacagggaccctcCAGCCACCCAGTTCTTTCAGCCTTGGCCCCACACAGCTCCCTGAACCCCCCAGGCTCTCGCTCCCCCGCactccccccagcgcccccccagcccctcctcccGCAGGCtctcacagcccccccagcccttccaGCTCCTtgggccctgcagcccccgggctcccctctgccccggccccctcctgccCTTCGAGCCGCCCCCTCTTCCCCCCGAGCCGCTGGTCCCCCTTGTGtcctcccgctcctcctgccccgctccccgcccgttGCCCCCGCCCGCcttgccgccgccgccccgggcacTCACGGCGTGTCCGAGCTCCTGGAGGGCTACGTTCATCCTGGCCATCCCGGGCCGCCTCCCGCCTAgctccgctccccgcccgggccgcgccgggcccctgCCGCCGCCGCAGCGCCGCCTGCCTCCGCCACCGCCATGGTCCGCACCgggcgccgcgccgccgccggcacTGGCACCGGGAACGGGCAGGGATGGGATGGAGCCGCGGGGGCTGGTACCGGCGGGGCACGGCCCGCAGGCACCGGGTGGGGGCGGCTGGGGCCGGCGCCCCGGGGCTTGGACGGAGCGGGGGGCACGGGTGCGCAGCCCGGTAGCACCGCTCCGctgcgcccggcccggccccgccgccaagGTGACCGCCGTGCGCACGGGAGGAGCCCGGCACCGGCGGCCGCACCAGCACCCGCACCCTCGCCACTTGGGCTCACACAACAGGCACCGGGGCGCTGACGGACATACCGGCACCGGGCTTCAGCAGCCGGGGAGGCACACAGGACACGGGGTACCGGCACGGTAACAGTGCAGAGCCGCAGCCGCCCAGCCCGCCCTGGTACCTGGACACAGGCTCGAGTAgacgcacacacacactgactGACACCCTGCTCCGGTACCCCGAGGCACCCCGAGGTCACCGGCAGACCCACGCCACGGTGCACGGTGTGACAGGGTCACGCACACGCGGGTGTGCACAGCCGCGGTCACCGCAGCGGTGGCGAGCGAAGGGGAGGCCCGTGGCTGTGCAGAGGCTTGCACCCCGTCTCACCACCTCGCCAATCCTCTGCTACCACCTGTCCGGGACAGGGTGTCACCGCAGGTCACCCGCCCGGTGCCCAGGGTGCTGCCAGGGGGGCAGCGGTGTGCAGGGGGTGTCCGGGTGCAGGTATCCGGATAGGGTCCCCCCTTAGCCTTTGGGATAGAGGGTGCACAGCTGACATGTGGGTGCTGGGCTGTGTCACGCCCCTAAAAACATCAGTGGGGAGATACCTGGCACCACACCCGCTGCTcggggggtccccagggagcacagccaggggtgctgcccgggggggtggggggaagatgcCCCCCGGGGTGTTGCCCGAGGGGGGCTGGGTGAGTCGGTGCCACCAGCCTGAACTGCGGTGCTCGGGCGCACACGTGCGcagggggggaggtgtgtgtgtggaggggcaCGGGGCTACCCACGGGTGTCCGTGGCGAGCCGGCTTTCCACCGAGCCCGGCCGCCTCGGACAATGTCATCTCATTTGCTCGGCGCGGGTGGCACGGTGCTCCGCGCCAGGGTGGCGGAGCGCCGGATCCCCCCCAAACGAGTGCCAGCGctccccggcagcgccgggccccccccggggccggtgccggtgccggtgctcggcgctgcaAAGCACCGCGACAcacggcgcggccccgcccctcgccccgcccccggcgcgcgGCGCCGGCGTCACGGTGGCGTCGGCCGGCGATTGGCGTCGGGCGCGCGCGGCGCGCAGGCGCAGAGCGGCGGGTGCGCGGCGGAGCGGCCATGgacgcgggcggcggcggcgggcagagccgggTGCAGGGCGGCCCCGGGTCGGGCGGCGACGAGAAGCCCGCACCGCCCTGGGGCCGGGACCGCCGGGAGCAGCCCGCCGGGCCCgagaaggagcaggagctggTGAGCGCCGCCGTGCCGCGGGCTGCAGCTGAGTCACGGTCCGGCCCGGCCCGCGTCACCGGTGGGGCGGGACGTCACCGCACGTCACGGGGGCGGCCGGCGCTCCTCCGGGGGCGCCGGGGCTCCCTGCGGCGGGGGGCGTGACGTCACCGGCGAGAGGGGGCTccctgcggcggggggggcgTGACGCCGCTGGAGCGGGGGGCTCCCTGCGGAGGGGCCGTGACGCCCTGGGGGTGCCCGCCTGacgcagcccctgccctggggggggcgTGTGGGGCTCTGGGGGGTGGTGTCGctggagtggggtggggggggccgtGATGCGCTTCTGGCAGCAGGGACTACGGGGGTGGTCTCAGGGTCCCCTTGGACCGCGGGGGGGCTGCCTCTGGGCAGGGGCTGCCGTCCCCGCCGTGCCCTTCTCCgtggggccgcggggggggcgctCCTCGCGCTGCCGGCACGGGTAGGCTCTTCGGGAAGGGTGCTCCCAAGTGATGGGGGCGCTgacccccagcagcgctggggTAGGATGATGCCCTGGGGTCACCGTGACCCGGTccccctgcagctgcaggggaTGCTTCCACCGCTGTCCTCATGGGGGGTGTCTGTGCTGGGTGCCCTTAACTCTGCTTTCTCCTCCTGTGCGTTTGGGCAGTCAGAGGAAGACAAGCAGCTGCAGGATGAGCTGGAGATGCTGGTGGAGCGCCTGGGGGTAAGTCTGTGCTGTGCCCCTCGGCAAGGAGCTGTGGAAGAGTGaagcagcagagccccagccagGACTTAAGTCTGTCTGTCCCTCACTTACGGTTGTTCCCTGTGCAatggaggtggaggggggggtgagcagggcccCTCCTTCACTGCTGCAGTCTGTCCCCCAGCCTTGCTGCCTGTCTGGCCTGTGCCCAAGGAACCTCTGCCTCCCTCTTGTGTGGGTGGCTTCTGCCCTGCTGTGCTTTCCCTTCCTAGCACTTGGGCTGaaggaggcagcccagggtggggaggctgctcTGCTCAGAGCCACAGCTGTGTTTGAGGAGGGCTGGCGGGTTGGTGGTGCAAGAAGCAGCCTCCTGCTCCCTGACAGGCAGCTTTCTTCTGCAGGAGAAAGATACGTCCCTCTACCGCCCAGCCCTGGAGGAGCTGCGGAGGCAGATCCGCTCTTCCACCACCTCCATGACCTCTGTTCCCAAACCCCTCAAGTTCCTACGGCCCCATTACGGCAAGCTGAAGGAGATCTATGAGAACATGGCTCCGGGAGAGAACAAGGTAAAAGCTCTTGGCCCCCCATCCCACGTGACTGGGGGAATGATGCTGGGGCAGGTGATTGCAGAGCCCTCTGGACCCCCTGTTCTCACATCACCCTCTGTGACTTGCTCTGGTGGATTATAACTTGCCAGGGCTGTGCCTTTGCTGCCTGTGACAGCTTGTGGGTGCAGGGAGGGTGTTGTGTCCCTGGCTGCCCCTGCTTCCTCGTGCCTGGTGTGTGTCTGAGCCCCCGGCACTCTTTCCCCAGCGCTTTGCAGCAGACATCATTTCTGTTCTGGCCATGACCATGAGCGGGGAGCGTGAGTGCCTGAAGTACCGGCTGGTGGGCTCCCAGGAGGAGCTGGCATCATGGGGGCATGAATACGTCAGGTAagcctgggcaggagcagggcttgGGGAAGGACAAGGGCTCAGACAGATTTCCCCAGCGCTTTGACTCTAGCCCGCCTGGGAGATGTCCTGCTCAGCTGCCCCTGAGAGACTTGCACATGTGTCACCTCATCCTCTCTCCACAGTGATTTGCTACCTGCAGAGATCTTGCTGCCATTGCCTCTGTAATCTCTGCTCTTAaccctcttccccctctgggctTGTCCTTCATAAGCTCTCACAGGAATGTGGGGTCCCCATAAACAATGCACAGCCCTGGCTAACTGGTAGCAGCTGCTCCCCATGCTTGGGGCTGGGTGAAGCTGTGGCAGTGAtgtccctctgtccctgcagGCACTTGGCAGGGGAGGTGGCCAAGGAGTGGCAGGAGATCGATGAGGCTGACAAGGCTCAGAGGGACACACTCCTCACCCTGGTCAAGGAAATTGTCCCGTACAACATGGCCCACAATGCAGAGCATGAGGCCTGTGACCTGCTCATGGAGATTGAGCAGATGGACATGCTGGAGAAGTACATCGATGACAACGCCTACTCCAAAGTGTGCCTCTACCTGACCAGGTGAGGGGCTCAGCAGGTGGAGGGGGACTGGTCCCTGGTGGGCCCAGCTTGCCTGGCGTGGTCATCACCCTCATGTCTGTCTCCTCCTCAAAGCTGTGTAAGCTATGTCCCAGAGCCCGAGAACTCGGCTCTCCTGCGCTGTGCCCTGGGCATCTTCCGCAAGTTCAGCCGCTACCCTGAAGCCCTGCGCCTGGCTCTGATGCTCAATGATGTGGAGCTGGTGGAGGACATTTTCACTTCTTGCAAAGATGTGTAAGCGGAGACTTGTTCCCCGCCCTCTGGGGCCTTCACCTGTCATGATGGGGCACGGCTCCCCATCTGGGCAGCGTTGGGTTGGATCCCACCGCCACCGGAGGTATCTGGGAGTTTGGACTGAGACTCTTGTCCCTGAAAACAAGAAGGGCAAGAGTGGGCCGTCTCTGGGCTGCACTTGTGTGCTTCTGGAGCAGGGCAGGTTGGCTCACCGTTTGGTGAACGTGTGTTtgtgctggggctggctggggtcTGGGCACTCGTGAAACCTCTCCCCTCTGCACAGAGTTGTCCAGAAGCAGATGGCCTTCATGCTGGGCCGCCACGGGGTCTTCCTGGAGCTGAATGAGGATGTGGAGGAGTACGAGGACCTGACTGAGATCATGTCCAACGTCC contains the following coding sequences:
- the ECE2 gene encoding endothelin-converting enzyme 2 isoform X2; the encoded protein is MARMNVALQELGHAMPDYKRATLQDDEGPEPAGDGSASPDSVEVGFRKGPGPLLSRLASRSQLELVLCTVAVSLALLLGVAVIALAVQYRRDPSHSTCLTDACVRVASKILEALDVETDPCQDFYQYSCGGWIKRNPLPNGRSKWSTFNSIWDQNQAIMKHLLENATFNSSSEAERKTQRYYLSCLKEQRIEELGSQPLMELIDKIGGWNVTGSWNQTSFMEVLKMVSGTYRATPFFTVYVGADSKSSNSNVIQVDQSGLFLPSRDYYLNKTANERVLAAYLDYMVELGTLLGGAPEPTRLQMQQVLDFETQLANITVPQAERRDDEKIYHKMSVAELQALAPSIDWLDYLSYALAPLELSDTEPVVVYGDTYLHQVSDLINGTDRSILNNYLIWNLVQKTASSLDQRFETAQERLLETLYGTRKSCTPRWQTCISNTDDTLGFALGSLFVKATFDRDSKAIAEEMISEIRAAFEVSLDQLDWMDEKTRQAAKEKADAIYDMIGFPDFILDNKELDDVYDGYEVSEDSFFQNMLNFYNFSAKVMADQLRKPPNRDQWSMTPQTVNAYYLPTKNGIVFPAGILQAPFYARNHPKALNFGGIGVVMGHELTHAFDDQGREYDKEGNLRPWWQNSSLEAFKNRTACMTEQYGRYTVHREKVNGRQTLGENIADNGGLKAAYNAYKSWLQKNGEEKRLPALGLTNHQLFFVGFAQVWCSVRTPESSHEGLVTDPHSPDKYRVIGTLSNSRDFVEHFGCPLGSPMNPGKHCEVW
- the ECE2 gene encoding endothelin-converting enzyme 2 isoform X4; its protein translation is MARMNVALQELGHAVSVGFRKGPGPLLSRLASRSQLELVLCTVAVSLALLLGVAVIALAVQYRRDPSHSTCLTDACVRVASKILEALDVETDPCQDFYQYSCGGWIKRNPLPNGRSKWSTFNSIWDQNQAIMKHLLENATFNSSSEAERKTQRYYLSCLKEQRIEELGSQPLMELIDKIGGWNVTGSWNQTSFMEVLKMVSGTYRATPFFTVYVGADSKSSNSNVIQVDQSGLFLPSRDYYLNKTANERVLAAYLDYMVELGTLLGGAPEPTRLQMQQVLDFETQLANITVPQAERRDDEKIYHKMSVAELQALAPSIDWLDYLSYALAPLELSDTEPVVVYGDTYLHQVSDLINGTDRSILNNYLIWNLVQKTASSLDQRFETAQERLLETLYGTRKSCTPRWQTCISNTDDTLGFALGSLFVKATFDRDSKAIAEEMISEIRAAFEVSLDQLDWMDEKTRQAAKEKADAIYDMIGFPDFILDNKELDDVYDGYEVSEDSFFQNMLNFYNFSAKVMADQLRKPPNRDQWSMTPQTVNAYYLPTKNGIVFPAGILQAPFYARNHPKALNFGGIGVVMGHELTHAFDDQGREYDKEGNLRPWWQNSSLEAFKNRTACMTEQYGRYTVHREKVNGRQTLGENIADNGGLKAAYNAYKSWLQKNGEEKRLPALGLTNHQLFFVGFAQVWCSVRTPESSHEGLVTDPHSPDKYRVIGTLSNSRDFVEHFGCPLGSPMNPGKHCEVW
- the ECE2 gene encoding endothelin-converting enzyme 2 isoform X3, whose amino-acid sequence is MARMNVALQELGHAVSMPDYKRATLQDDEGPEPAGDGSASPDSVEVGFRKGPGPLLSRLASRSQLELVLCTVAVSLALLLGVAVIALAVQYRRDPSHSTCLTDACVRVASKILEALDVETDPCQDFYQYSCGGWIKRNPLPNGRSKWSTFNSIWDQNQAIMKHLLENATFNSSSEAERKTQRYYLSCLKEQRIEELGSQPLMELIDKIGGWNVTGSWNQTSFMEVLKMVSGTYRATPFFTVYVGADSKSSNSNVIQVDQSGLFLPSRDYYLNKTANERVLAAYLDYMVELGTLLGGAPEPTRLQMQQVLDFETQLANITVPQAERRDDEKIYHKMSVAELQALAPSIDWLDYLSYALAPLELSDTEPVVVYGDTYLHQVSDLINGTDRSILNNYLIWNLVQKTASSLDQRFETAQERLLETLYGTRKSCTPRWQTCISNTDDTLGFALGSLFVKATFDRDSKAIAEEMISEIRAAFEVSLDQLDWMDEKTRQAAKEKADAIYDMIGFPDFILDNKELDDVYDGYEVSEDSFFQNMLNFYNFSAKVMADQLRKPPNRDQWSMTPQTVNAYYLPTKNGIVFPAGILQAPFYARNHPKALNFGGIGVVMGHELTHAFDDQGREYDKEGNLRPWWQNSSLEAFKNRTACMTEQYGRYTVHREKVNGRQTLGENIADNGGLKAAYNAYKSWLQKNGEEKRLPALGLTNHQLFFVGFAQVWCSVRTPESSHEGLVTDPHSPDKYRVIGTLSNSRDFVEHFGCPLGSPMNPGKHCEVW